AATCGCAGCAGCTAGAGCATCCTTATGAGATTCTTGGGCTAAACCGCTACTACCGTAGATAACTATCTGTTCGCAGGGAATTTGGAATCTTTCTTGGATTTCCTTAATTTTATCCTTCACGGCGCTGACGGATTCTGCTTGGGCTTGAGGATCTGAGGGAGTGGTATCTTTAGTTTCGGTATCTTCACGAGATTTAAATTTCAGATTATCTTCATTCGGAACCGCTAATTCTTGGATTACTTCGGTTTTGATACCCGTACTGCCTACTTCAATCACTCCGTATAAATTACCTGATTTTTTGACTAGGGTACTGGTGCTACATTGAAGATTAGAGTTGGTTGGTACTGGGCTAGCCGTTGGATTATTGGCAGCAGTCTGAGAGTTGGGATTTTTCGTCAAAGCGATCGCACCCCAGATTGCACCTCCCAAAAGAAGCAATAGTAAGGGAAGTAAAATTTTCCAGGGTTTGTTAGCAACAGGATCGGGCATTGGTGGTGGTGGTGATATTAACGCTGGTTGCCGTCCTTTTTCTATATATGCCAAAATCTCTTGAGCGTTGGCAGGACGGTTTTCTACCGAAGGTTCCATGAGGCGATCGATAAATTGCACCAAAGCTGGGGAAAGATGAGAAGTATAAGGGTGCCAATCTAGCCCATTAGTGTGAGGATTGCCCAAAACTGTAGGATCTTTACCGGTTAATAGGTAAACAAATGTGCGTCCTAGAGAAAAGAAATCAGACTGGATTCCTGGATGTCCCCTTTCTTGTTCTGGTGCAGCGTAGCCAGGGGTATAAATGCACGTACTTTGTCCCCCAGGTTGAATAGTGGGAATCTGTTTGACGGCTCCAAAATCAATTAATACTAGTTGACCATCGGGTTGGAGAATGATATTTGATGGTTTGATGTCTCGATGGAGAAGTTGTTGATGGTGAATTTCTGCCAGAATCTGAGCTAGCTGAGATAACCATTCCCAAGCACATTTTTCATCAATTGGTCTACCGATTTCTTTGATATATTCTTCTAAGTCTTTACCCACAATTTTTTCCATCACCAAGCAAGATAAAGAGGTTTGCTTGTCTCTGGTAGTGAATTCAAAAAAATCTTCGGCTTTAGGAATTCCTGGGTGATTTGACTGCTGCAAAACCTGAAACTCTCGTTTAAAGAGTTCCATTGCTTTTTGGTTTTGCTGTTTGAGAACCTTCATAACTTTGGGGACGTTATGATGCAATACTTCATAAGTATCAGCAAAGCCGCCCTTACCGCTTAACAGACTAGTTACTCGGTATCTGCCTGCAAGTAGCAACTCTGAGCCACATTTTTGACAAAATAATGTGTCATCAGGATTAGAACATTTGCAGTTTGGGTTTATACACTGACTCATTACACCGCCCAAAGTATGATGTGGGGTAGATCTGGCTGAATGGTAAACTTGCGTTAGCCACAGCTATTTCTAGTTATCGCCAGATATACATTTTCATGTCAAGATCATAATCTCTTATAGCGGCAGTTTCCAGTAAATTGCTCTTTGACGCAACCATCCTTGTTGTCGCCAAGAGGCGATCGCTCGATTTACCCGATCTCTCAACCCTTGATATTGCAATCCTTTGGGCATCATGATGCATAAGGCTGCTGTCGAGATCCGATTGGGTAGCAAACGATATTGAGGTTCTGCTTGTATCCAACCTGCAAGGATGCTAGCATCGGCAGCAACAGCTATGACTTGGTGCGATCGCAGTAATTCCCTGGCTTCTAGATATGACTCTGCTTCTACTAGTTGCGCGCTGGGGAGGCGGTTTTTCAGTTCGGAGATGGTAATTGCACCTTTCAAAACAGCTACCTTTTTCCCAGCTAGATCCTCAGCCTTGGCGATGGTACTGTCTGACGTAATGAAAGCTGTACCATCTAGATAGTAGGGAGCGCTAAAATCTGCTAATCTAGATCTAGCTGGAGTATTGGCGACTCTAGCAACTACTATATCTACATCATCATTACTTAATGCAGAAATCCGGTTTTGATTGGCTAAAGGCTTCCAAATAATCGCTGTTTCGCTACCTAAAATTTCTTGTGCTAGACGTTTAGCAATTTCTATTTCTAACCCAACTAGTTCACCTTGAGAATTAACATATCCCAAAGGAGGTGTATTATCCTTCACTCCTACAATCAACTTTCCACGCTGCACAATCGTAGGTAAATCGGCAGCGATGGCGTAGCCGCCGCCTTGCGGCATCGCAGGTGTATATGAAAATAGAAGTAGCCCACCAAAGCAGTAAGGTAAAACTAACTTCAGTGGACTAGTTTTCTGGATAATTGTCCTTAAAGCTGGAAGAAAATACATTTTCTTGCCCAAACTCTGTACAGACGTACAGACGTAGGATGCTACGTCTGTACGTCTCGCGTCTCTTTAAGCTTTAGCGGCAGAACCCACAGCTTGTACAACTTTATCAAAACTTGTAGGATCTAAAACTGCGATTTGAGCTAGCATCTTGCGATTGATTTGAATGTCAGCTTTCTTCATATTACCGATGAACTGACTGTAGCTCATGCCATGTTGGCGAACAGCAGCGTTGATCCGCACGATCCATAAACGACGAAAATCACGTTTGCGTTTGCGGCGATCGCGATATGCACTCCGCAAAGCTTTCATTACCTGCTGGTTAGCTGTGCGAAAGAGCTTGGAGTGAGAACCA
This genomic window from Merismopedia glauca CCAP 1448/3 contains:
- a CDS encoding protein kinase domain-containing protein produces the protein MSQCINPNCKCSNPDDTLFCQKCGSELLLAGRYRVTSLLSGKGGFADTYEVLHHNVPKVMKVLKQQNQKAMELFKREFQVLQQSNHPGIPKAEDFFEFTTRDKQTSLSCLVMEKIVGKDLEEYIKEIGRPIDEKCAWEWLSQLAQILAEIHHQQLLHRDIKPSNIILQPDGQLVLIDFGAVKQIPTIQPGGQSTCIYTPGYAAPEQERGHPGIQSDFFSLGRTFVYLLTGKDPTVLGNPHTNGLDWHPYTSHLSPALVQFIDRLMEPSVENRPANAQEILAYIEKGRQPALISPPPPMPDPVANKPWKILLPLLLLLLGGAIWGAIALTKNPNSQTAANNPTASPVPTNSNLQCSTSTLVKKSGNLYGVIEVGSTGIKTEVIQELAVPNEDNLKFKSREDTETKDTTPSDPQAQAESVSAVKDKIKEIQERFQIPCEQIVIYGSSGLAQESHKDALAAAIGQETGRKVKFISVEEEAILAFDGIVPSARRNQVVTIDIGSGNTKGAYLESTQPGQPDKYTTFGIPFGTKSFTKIIDKRPAGADFITTATTEKDKLLIPEIRNLAGRKPGLQNLPRVYLAGGISWALFTLVRPCQPEQTIETQEERIARYGRLRPEDINTFYNNAIGDQKTLFKPDLSQCTPEQRKIAEVDIAKIQKIFKRDNLIAGAEVLRALASELNFAQKERIFFARESIHALPIGYLKQQLENLQ
- a CDS encoding transporter substrate-binding domain-containing protein, which translates into the protein MYFLPALRTIIQKTSPLKLVLPYCFGGLLLFSYTPAMPQGGGYAIAADLPTIVQRGKLIVGVKDNTPPLGYVNSQGELVGLEIEIAKRLAQEILGSETAIIWKPLANQNRISALSNDDVDIVVARVANTPARSRLADFSAPYYLDGTAFITSDSTIAKAEDLAGKKVAVLKGAITISELKNRLPSAQLVEAESYLEARELLRSHQVIAVAADASILAGWIQAEPQYRLLPNRISTAALCIMMPKGLQYQGLRDRVNRAIASWRQQGWLRQRAIYWKLPL
- the rplT gene encoding 50S ribosomal protein L20 yields the protein MTRVKRGNVARQRRKKILKLAKGFRGSHSKLFRTANQQVMKALRSAYRDRRKRKRDFRRLWIVRINAAVRQHGMSYSQFIGNMKKADIQINRKMLAQIAVLDPTSFDKVVQAVGSAAKA